A genomic region of Corticium candelabrum chromosome 6, ooCorCand1.1, whole genome shotgun sequence contains the following coding sequences:
- the LOC134181432 gene encoding uncharacterized protein LOC134181432: MAAASIKTCVCKASEEDEVDVIRHFRVELVSSLSPSDIKCICDKLYANVIISLEEYGSITSERHLIAQEQAREMLNIVQRRGDAQKAEFVTMVCDIDGVRDLGRKMKNWQDKRSSNIRPECLTASKLQAENSKLRAENSVLHSVRKENIQLKTENQKLKMQSELTEGRNSSRLIEHALRLQLDAFGDGSMSYTGCCRSMQCVPLPNLCQGTTANCVASVGEVVFASSWAARSLYSLDLSANSPTWVNFFTSPLPIWNAFTWQNRCCIRAGADNRIYYWSDGDRNWNPLARMPNTLTLAQGSASLVAKNNQIYRLGGYNGDSLDIAAVYDVEGGKQWNNLQPMPFQTRWCSSAVVGQLLYAAGGCMPVVGSRGTVWSPIRNITVLDIRSRDWMALPFLEHYNATISSVGDHIVACGGCNQYSRYDENHDGRQLSVLDLRSRRWLPLLPTLKQHTLHGMCSIGDGRLAVVAGKDSRVVELLLYS, encoded by the exons ATGGCCGCCGCGTCTATcaagacgtgtgtgtgtaaagcCAGTGAGGAGGATGAGGTCGACGTCATTCGTCACTTTCGAGTCGAACTCGTGAGTAGCTTGAGTCCTAGCGATATCAAATGTATCTGCGACAAGTTGTACGCCAACGTCATAATCTCACTGGAAGAGTACGGTTCAATCACCAGCGAGCGTCACCTCATCGCACAGGAGCAGGCGCGAGAGATGTTGAACATCGTGCAAAGGAGAGGGGACGCGCAGAAGGCTGAATTTGTAACGATGGTGTGCGATATCGACGGAGTAAGAGATCTGGGACGAAAGATGAAGAACTGGCAAG ACAAGAGATCGAGCAACATCAGACCAGAGTGTTTGACGGCATCGAAACTACAGGCAGAAAACAGCAAATTGAGAGCAGAAAACAGCGTACTGCACAGCGtaagaaaagaaaacatcCAACTGAAGACAGAGAACCAGAAACTGAAGATGCAGAGCGAGTTGACGGAAGGCAGGAATTCTTCGAGACTGATTGAGCATGCACTGCGACTCCAACTGGATGCATTTGGCGATGGCAGCATGTCTTACACG GGGTGCTGCAGGTCTATGCAATGTGTTCCACTTCCTAACTTATGCCAAGGAACCACGGCCAACTGTGTTGCGTCTGTTGGAGAGGTTGTGTTTGCCTCTTCATGGGCAGCTAGAAGTCTTTACTCACTAGATTTGTCCGCGAACTCACCAACCTGGGTCAATTTTTTTACAAGTCCCCTTCCGATCTGGAACGCTTTCACGTGGCAGAATCGGTGCTGCATTCGAGCTGGCGCTGACAACAGGATTTACTATTGGTCTGATGGTGATCGCAATTGGAATCCGCTAGCACGGATGCCAAACACTCTAACATTGGCACAAGGATCTGCATCACTCGTTGCCAAAAACAACCAAATATACAGGCTAGGTGGCTACAATGGCGACAGTCTTGACATAGCTGCAGTCTATGACGTAGAAGGCGGGAAACAATGGAATAACCTTCAACCAATGCCTTTTCAGACTCGCTGGTGCTCATCAGCTGTTGTTGGTCAGCTCCTCTACGCGGCAGGTGGCTGTATGCCTGTCGTCGGCTCTCGTGGTACCGTTTGGAGTCCCATTAGGAACATTACCGTTCTTGACAtcaggtcacgtgactggatGGCTCTTCCTTTTCTTGAGCATTATAACGCTACAATATCCTCCGTTGGTGATCACATAGTGGCATGTGGAGGGTGTAATCAATACTCTAGGTATGACGAAAATCATGACGGAAGACAACTGTCAGTCCTGGATTTGCGTTCACGTCGCTGGCTTCCTCTCCTTCCCACGTTGAAGCAACATACTCTTCATGGAATGTGCTCAATCGGTGATGGCAGGCTTGCAGTGGTTGCTGGCAAAGATAGCAGGGTTGTGGAGCTCTTGTTGTATAGCTAG
- the LOC134181225 gene encoding microtubule-associated proteins 1A/1B light chain 3A-like, with amino-acid sequence MPPSKSFKERRTFVARKQDVEEIRRKFPSKVPVIVERYCNEKYLPSLDKTKFLVPEDITISQFISILRKRLVLRPSQAFYLLVDQKNIASASTSLHDIYRDSKDEDGFLYMVYASQEMFGGRYAYYVS; translated from the exons ATGCCCCCATCGAAATCATTCAAAGAGAGACGTACGTTCG TTGCGAGAAAGCAAGACGTCGAGGAGATACGAAGAAAGTTTCCGAGCAAAGTACCG GTCATTGTTGAACGTTACTGCAACGAGAAGTACCTTCCGAGTCTCGACAAGACAAAGTTTCTCGTGCCCGAAGACATAACGATCAGCCAATTCATCAGCATTCTAAG AAAACGATTGGTATTGAGACCATCTCAAGCATTTTACTTGCTGGTGGATCAGAAGAACATTGCCAGTGCCTCGACTTCTCTCCACGACATCTACAGAGACAGCAAAGATGAGGATGGCTTCTTGTATATGGTTTATGCATCACAAGAGATGTTTGGAGGCCGATATGCGTACTATGTCAGCTAA